Within the Aspergillus luchuensis IFO 4308 DNA, chromosome 5, nearly complete sequence genome, the region tgCAGACGAAATTGGGAAAGGGATCCGGTGTGAGGAGCGTGTCAAGTGATAGGGGAGTTATGCAGCTGATGAGAAATCGAACAGTAACACTGCGACCATCACGCATCCTTATATGTTCTCTCAACGAAGGCCTTGCGCAGTGGAAAGTACGCTGAGCTGAGAAACTTCTCATCTTGAAATCTCGCCCGCTCCAGCTGACGTATCTACCCTCAACCAGGATCCTCGAACGAGCGCTGGAATTGAGAGCTCCAAGCCAATCATGGCTAGCATGTTGCCTCCAAGCCTCGTATGTGAAGCCCCGGTTATTACACACAAACTACGGATATAGATGCGGCAATTTTGCCATTGGCAGGTTGTGAAGGCCAGACCACACATCGAACGGTCTTAATCCCGGTGGGCCGAAAGCACGCGTTGCTGGATGAGATGACATGCAACCTAGGCCAGGTGAACTAGCTGGCCCCCTGGCTTGTAGACTCGACGAGAAGCAACTAGACCGATAGGCCAGAGAATGCCCACCCTACCCGGAGTCTCGAAGCATCATAGGTGAGGGAGCCATGGGGACGATGCTGGACTCAAAGATTAACATGCGATTGGAAGAGACAAGACATCTATACTTACCAGTTAGACGCATGCACGAGCGCGCCGCAAGTGgccatttttttttttttttcacagATTCAGCATGCAAAAGGAATCCGATAGACGAGAGGACATCTGACCGGGTAAGACGGAAATAGCTCATGACTCAGACATTGATGAAGTGACGGCTGGACATTCCTTTCCAAGAATTCGTAAGCCATTCGGCGTAGCCGAAAGACGGgcgagaaagaggggaagcgCACAGCGCCATACCTTAGAAGGTAAATATTCGGGTAACACGGCAAGTCTGGGAGGGGCAGTGCTCTGGCTGAGGCAGAAGAcagaggagaaaggggaagggaaagtgCGTCGTCTTTCGAGCGAGAGGTGCCGGACTTATATAGATCGTGCGGGAGGCATGGGCGACAGGCGCAGGCGCAAAAGCGGCGAGAAGTGGGCGCGATACTCAAAACGGACCGCACTGGACCGTAAGGGGCAGTGTCATTTCCGCATGTGACAGGCGGTGGCGGCGCGCAGAACGGCGGTTCAATGGGAGCCGTTTCTGGCGCCCCGCTTGCCGTCTGTTATAATactgattataaaatttGATATAacttaatctattttataattttgtgataggatctacttgtcagggtagaaagcctgtcGACTAGGTAAGGAATTGACCACTAAACACCATAGATTCGTCTGATAATAAGAAAGGTAGCCTGTATCCACGAAATAGACTGATCCTTGAGGGATCAGTAGCCTCCTGCAAAGGAATCGGCAACTTATAGGTGTCGGGAAGGGGTAGAACCACTATCGATGACCTCATGACTCTCATAACCACTATAATAAGTCACCCCGATGGTTTTTACCATGATGGCTAGGTTATTCTATCACAAATGAGAGGGAGATAGTGTAATAGACTGGTGGTAGCAACCACCTACTCCCGTGTATACATGTCTATATAAGCAGGATTCTAGGGGTCCGCAGGTAGCTGCGGGTAATGATGGTCTTTTTGGCCTTGTGTGTACAACTCCCCTAGGTTGTTCTATGataaatttactatataattaaattatgtTTAGTTATCAAGAGCTTTATCTAGTAttgaaattataataatattaattatttttattttacaaTGTTTCTGCGGCATCAGTGAGAGGGAAATGGGTGAGGTATCGTTCGGTTAGCTAAATCTCTAGTTTTTTCACGGTATTACTTACTCCTGTTGTCGATAGATTCTGCACCGAGGCATGCCTGGACCCGGACGATCTCCTAAAAAACATGACTTCAGCAGACGTCAAATCATGGTTCGACTGGATCGAAAGAAACTTCAAAGGGTCTATCAAAGCCCACAGCGCGCTTGCCAACTACTAGAGAACTTTGAAGAGGCTATACTCTTTGAAAAACCGCCGGGAGATGGATGCAGATATGAGGAGAGGTTGCCTCAACGTAGGTGATGGTCTCCAAGTACCTATTCATGAGATCTATCTAATGGCAAGCCCTAGTAAATGAATATTGTCAGTTCGAGAATGGCTTTGCGTAAGCACCCACTGCCAAAGCCGACGGACCAGTCGGAGGATCTTTTGCAGTATCTTGTGTCCCATCTTGTGCATTGCGATTCGGTGTTCGCGGACGAAAAGCAGCGTCTCTACGCCCTCTCGGGGCTCAATCTGTCCTGCATCTCTGCCAGTCGAGCCGTATCTTTTTTTGACAGGAGACACCGCCTTCAATTTCAGGCAGACGGCACTTTGGTACCACCTGTAGACACGTCAGCTAAGGTTAGAACGCCTTTGTCTTCCATCGAGGAGGCCCAGTGTGATTCAGGCACCAAAATCAACATGCAAAACGACGATCATGCAAAAGGAGGCTCGATATCCGAGACGAGCTCGTACTCTGACTCGGAAGTCGATACGGCGAGCGACAGCGATCACCAGTCGGACTGTTCCAGTGTCACAGATGACGGGTACCTTAACGGGAATGAGGAGACGGGCACTATTCTTTGGCGGCACGTGGAGTTCTATATTGTTCGTAACCCAGTGCCTGGACGTCGCCATATCTTAGCCGCCATTGTGTCCATCCTGCATActaaaggggaaggaaggaagttTCGGCTGTAAGTCATCGAGCCACGTGATAGTGAGGTGGTGCCACGTCCTTACCTAATCACTAGGAAGAGATACGTTATCAAGCACGAGGATAATTTGATATTCGATGTGTTATCACAGCTTCTGGCGCTGGCAATACATGATGATATCTTCGAGGCTACTATTCAAGATGTGTCCCATATATACACAGTACCAATTCCTGATCATCGAAAGGGCATCCAGCTGAAgataaagagagaaaagCTGGATGTGTCGGTTTTCCGTGAGCCTGAACGTACCCCCCAGGGCTACAGGACATCTGATTCGTGCCCTCTGAAGTCCAAGACCTGGAGCCGATATGTCAAACGGATTGGAGTGCGAAGTGGCCAGGAACGTAACCTTACACAGAAGATGTTCCGGCGCGGTGCAATTAATGCCATCAATAGTAAGACCACCTTTGGTACTGCTTATTCTTTATGGCTTATATGAACATCGACTTAGACAGCGCTCCATCCTCGATCCGTGATCAAGTCGCGGATCGAGGATGGAGCGGATAACGAATCTAATGCCGTGAAATACTACCTCAATGAGATAGTCGATTTTGACACAGCGGCAGCGTTTCACAAACGCCCATCGAACGAGGTCGTTCAACGTGAGCTGAGATCAGCGATCTTGCTGGCAGATAAAACCGTAACTATTGGATTGACGGCTACCCAGGCTAAGAAAATCACTACAGACCCAGAGGTCTGTCGTCTTCGAAGAGTCTGTCGCGCATTGACTGCGGAAATTCGCAGCCAGGGCTATAAACGTGTGAAGGATGCCGCAGACACCGAGATTGGTGAGCGGAAGAAACGTGCAGATGCCAGGCTCAACAGTACACTTACGAGGCTccgagaggaggagaggagaggaatcGCCGAAGGCACTTCAGGAAGACAGACACGGCTATTTTCAACCAACAGTACGAGCTCGGTCGGACCTCTCCTGAGGCTAAACTACAGCCTCATGTGGCCCGGACCTACCAAATCCTCGAGCGCAAGGAGCTCGTTGATCTGCTCTGCTATTCAACTCCTAGCAAAACAGACGAAGAAGCTCATCTTCGACGATTGAGGTACATCCGCCTTCTGGTCCGATGGCAAGACCGGAAGGAGAGCCCTCGGCGGGGTAAGCAGTCAGTGACCATATCAAAACCGCAGGCAGCGAACCCTTCATCTGCCTGTGTCGTCGAAAATTTCGACCCACTGCAATGCCCATTTTGCCTTTCGGACACGCGCCTCTCACCTGCTGACCGCACGAAGCGAAAGagcaaaacaaacaagctCTGGGACCACGTGGAAAGGATTCATGAGCAAGAGCTTGCAGCATTTGACTCGGGATTTCGCAAATGCGGACTATGTAGGCTGAAGAATATTGACTTCGTTCCATCTAGCGTGTCCAATTTCAAgaaccacacccacaccatCCATGGAATCAGACTTAGACCCTAGTTTAATTCACTCATATAGATAGATTTGACTTCGTGAAACTTACACTGACTTTAGCAATTTAAGAATAAAGCTCTTGACCACACCATGGCATTATACTGTTGATGCAATAGATGTCGTTGAGAAGGAGACTTTCATCGCTTTTTGTGAGTTTGGTTACAAGGGAAGTTATACTACGCCCTACTGGAAAAGTGACGGAATTAACAACTACTCTGATATAGATGGTGAGTAGACCGGAACGTGCCACAAGAGAACTAGGTAAGCTTCAACTTAAATGGAGCGTGACTGATTGAGAGATATCCGCAACACAAGACTAGGGGCCTGGATCAGAGCCGGAACCGGAGCCGGATCTGGAAGCAgtagaaccagaaccagagagCCGCAACACCCCTATAAGTGGGATGAAGTACCATTCGTCTCCCCCACTAGGGATTGAATTAGGGAATTTATTCTATGTTCGAAGTCCGTATGAACCGCGGTGGAGTCAATTCAGAGGTCTTCCTTTTGCTGGAGATGAGGCTACAACTTCCCCTAATCCGAACATTCTCGCCCACGGAAGATAAA harbors:
- a CDS encoding uncharacterized protein (COG:S;~EggNog:ENOG410PW63;~InterPro:IPR021842), whose product is MNIVSSRMALRKHPLPKPTDQSEDLLQYLVSHLVHCDSVFADEKQRLYALSGLNLSCISASRAVSFFDRRHRLQFQADGTLVPPVDTSAKVRTPLSSIEEAQCDSGTKINMQNDDHAKGGSISETSSYSDSEVDTASDSDHQSDCSSVTDDGYLNGNEETGTILWRHVEFYIVRNPVPGRRHILAAIVSILHTKGEGRKFRLKRYVIKHEDNLIFDVLSQLLALAIHDDIFEATIQDVSHIYTVPIPDHRKGIQLKIKREKLDVSVFLQDLEPICQTDWSAKWPGT
- a CDS encoding uncharacterized protein (COG:S;~EggNog:ENOG410PW63;~InterPro:IPR021842), translated to MPSITALHPRSVIKSRIEDGADNESNAVKYYLNEIVDFDTAAAFHKRPSNEVVQRELRSAILLADKTVTIGLTATQAKKITTDPEVCRLRRVCRALTAEIRSQGYKRVKDAADTEIGERKKRADARLNSTLTRLREEERRGIAEGTSGRQTRLFSTNSTSSVGPLLRLNYSLMWPGPTKSSSARSSLICSAIQLLAKQTKKLIFDD